From Mustelus asterias chromosome 19, sMusAst1.hap1.1, whole genome shotgun sequence, one genomic window encodes:
- the LOC144507768 gene encoding transcription factor Jun-like → MSTKMEQPFYHDDAFLVGYPGSESALHDYSSKYMKQNMHLNLVEPASRSLKPHLREENLLGAPDVGLLKLASPELERLIIQSSNGVITTTPSPGQYFCGRNITDEQEGFADGFVKALEELHKINHVAPNVSISMSCSAAPSNPYGSPVPTEVPPVYTNLTAYSNPPSNPLQAPSGGSPPGSAYPTATISYLPQPQGFALPAGHPRLQTLKEEPQTVPEVQSRGETPPLSPIDMESQERIKAERKRMRNRVAASKCRKRKLERIARLEDKVKILKSDNAGLASTATVLRDQVSQLKQKVMTHISSGCQIVLTQKLQGF, encoded by the coding sequence ATGTCTACGAAGATGGAGCAGCCGTTTTATCACGACGATGCCTTCCTGGTGGGTTACCCGGGCTCAGAGAGCGCCCTGCACGATTACAGCTCCAAATACATGAAGCAAAACATGCATCTGAACCTGGTGGAGCCGGCCAGCCGCTCTCTCAAGCCTCACCTGCGGGAGGAGAACTTGCTAGGCGCCCCGGACGTGGGTTTGCTGAAACTGGCTTCGCCGGAGCTGGAGCGTTTGATTATCCAGTCCAGCAATGGGGTAATCACCACCACCCCCAGCCCGGGTCAGTACTTCTGCGGGAGAAATATCACGGATGAGCAAGAGGGCTTTGCAGATGGTTTTGTCAAGGCGCTGGAGGAGTTGCACAAGATCAACCATGTTGCCCCCAATGTGTCCATCTCCATGAGTTGCAGTGCGGCGCCCAGTAATCCCTACGGCTCCCCAGTGCCCACCGAGGTGCCCCCAGTCTACACCAACCTCACCGCCTACAGCAACCCCCCCAGCAACCCACTGCAAGCCCCCAGCGGAGGCTCCCCGCCTGGCAGTGCCTACCCCACCGCCACCATCAGCTACCTGCCCCAGCCTCAGGGTTTCGCCCTGCCCGCTGGCCACCCCAGACTACAGACCCTGAAGGAGGAGCCGCAGACCGTGCCCGAGGTGCAGAGCCGCGGCGAGACGCCGCCTCTCTCCCCCATCGACATGGAGAGCCAGGAACGCATCAAGGCAGAGAGGAAGCGCATGAGGAACCGAGTGGCGGCTTCCAAGTGCAGGAAGAGGAAACTGGAGAGGATTGCCAGGCTGGAGGACAAGGTGAAGATTCTGAAATCCGACAACGCCGGCCTGGCATCCACTGCCACCGTCCTCAGAGACCAGGTCTCCCAACTCAAACAGAAAGTCATGACTCACATCAGCAGTGGCTGCCAAATagtattaacccagaaactccagGGCTTCTGA